AGGTAACTAAGTAACCCTCACAGGGAAACTGACTATTACCCCAATATAAACCAGAACTTTGTTTTATCCATTGTATTAATTCAAGAGTCAGTTGTGtgttatatataaagttagGCCCTTTCGGTAGCAATGAAGAATAATGCCAACCCTCCCCCCCTGATATCCCAAAATACATACCACTAGCTAGCGTGTAGCAAGGGCTACAATGCTCTCTACTGATGATGTCGAATTGAGTATGAATGCAAGCTGGATACGCCAGAAGGAGTACGACTTTAACCGAGGGCAAGTACAAGGCTGACATTACCAACTTCTTTAACGGCAAGTTCATGTACACGATAAAGGAATCAGTACCAATGGAAATATAAGGGAATATGTGCAAGCATATACAATAGATCTTAGCTGGGACAGCTCTAAGGAGTGCAAACTGCTTCACCTTGCAAGATGCCCACTCACGAGATGACTGCAATGTCACCGCCTGCGGCCATGGCACTTGCTACACCATAGAAGCATCCCGGGGAGACAAACAGAAACAAGAAGTTGTCTGTTTCAATCAGCAAAGATGCTCTAGGCAAAGCAACCGACATCTATGGCATTGACTTGACTGACCTGTACAAGGTCTCGCTGAAATCCCAAAACAGTAGAGATGCTTATGCTGAAGCGATTGGAATCGACCACTTTGCAGTCATCGACGAATGTCGGAATACTTCTACAATTTGCCCGTACTACACGTTGAACCCTACAAACCAAGCAGTCCGACCAACTCGCCATGTGTTATATGGGGCAAGAACTATACTAATTTAGTTTTCTGTACTCCTGTTATTAGTTCtccactttccttttcttactTATCTGAAAGTGAACACTCACTCTAATACTGTATCAAAATAACGTACGGTTACCTAGTATATATGTTTATATCAAAGTAAAGAATAATCTACGAGACAACTCACTAGTAAATCCCGAGGACCGGCTTCTCCGCATTTTTGCGGGGGATCGGACTTTGACTCCACCCCCGTAAACTACGTACGCAGTTACCGAGCATGCCTCGGGAGAAGCCCTTCCATCAGTAATCATGCCGAATGTACACACACCGATTATAATATCCTGCATTGAACATAACAGGTGAGGGGTGCCAGCTAGCTCGATATAAACAACACAACGCCCCACATAGAAAAAGGAATGGCAGCAAATACATCGACAAATCCAACAAACATCGACACAAGCACGCCAAAATGTCTTCAAACACACCATCCATTGTGATCCCCCAATCCTACGAGAGGCTCCCAACAACACACATCAAGGTCTCTCATTACCCAGCTGGAGCCGAAACCGCAACACCCGTTGTGGTGGTCATATTGAACCGTCCGGAGAAGCGCAATGCCTTTACCGGACCCATGGCGGAGGATTTGGAGAGGGTTTTCGCTATGTTTGACGTAGATGAACGGGTCAAGGTAGTCGTTTTGACTGGCGCCGGAAATACGTTCTGTGCTGGTGCGGATTTGGAAATTGGGTTCCCGGAGGGACGTGATGAGAGACCTGTGGATCATAGAGATAGGTATGTTCTCACAGTGCTCTCGTAGATCATCTATTCGATTGAATGGCACAATACTGAAGTTAATACAGTGGCGGCCGAGTCGCCCTCGCAATCCACCGCTGCAGCAAACCAACCATCGCCGCAATGCAAGGCTCCGCCGTCGGTGTTGGCATGACCATGACCCTACCTGCTGTCATCAGGTAACATCCCACCTACAAACTACAAAAGCATTACTAACAAAATCCACCCACAGGATCGCCCACGCAACCAGTAAATATGGCTTCGTTTTCGCCCGCAGAGGCATCACGATGGAATCCTGCTCCGCATACTTCCTCCCCCGACTAATCGGCTACAGCAAGGCCCTCTACCTGGTGTCCACGGGGGCGGTTCTCCCCTCCGCGTCTCCGCATTTCGGGGGTCTGTTCGCCGAGACACTCACTGAACAATCGGAGGTCCTGCCACGGGCGCTGGCGCTGGCGACTGACATCGCGGAGAATACGAGCACCATGGCAAACGGACTGAATCGGGCACTTATCTGGCGCGGGCCTGAGTCGGCCGAGGAGGCACATTTGTTGGATTCGCCGGTTCTTTATCATATGTTTGGGTCTAGGTATGTTGATTCTAAGCTTTTTGATTCTGGTATTTTGCTTGGTGGTGAGGCTTACTGGGGCTTTTGTAGGGATAACAAGGAAGGTGTGATGTCCTTTTTTGAGAAGCGGAAGCCGAATTTTAAAGATACGTTGGTGGATAATGGGCCGGCGATCTATCCTTGGTGGACTGAGGCGGATATTAGCAGGAAGCCCAAGGTTGTGAAAGGGGATTCTAAGTTGTAGACGAGGAGCAAAGAGTATCTCTGTCTTTGAAGCTGCGTCTTGGGGACCAGAGTCCTGAATGGAATGAAATGGCCAGTTCACTGTACTTGGGAAAGTATTTTCCGACTGGCCATACAATGTCAATAATCAAGCATGATAAACCCATACAGGTTAAATTTTAGTAAAGAAAGTAATCGCTCAGATACAGATCAACATTGTCAGAATAGTCATACAGGAAAAGTGTGCAAGACCCACAAAGGAAATAAGGACCGGAAGTGTAAAATGCCATAAGAGAAACCCAGACTACAGGGGTCCCATGTTAATTATTCGCCATCACAAATGCAAGAATGACCATATCTAGAGGATAAAGTTGCGCCTCTTGCGGTTATACACACGCTGATCCTTCAGCCACTGGCGGTATCCCTGCACGCTACCGATCTTCTCGCCGTAGTAATCGGGGACGGGGTTCGCGATTGAGTTCGAAGAGGGATCAACACGGAAGCGTTTGATCCGGTCATAgaattccttctccttctgtggTGGGAATCGGGTTAGTAACAATGTGACCGACCAAGCAGATGGATCGTAGAtcgagaaaaaggagaaaactCACGATCATGAAAGCCTGTCTGTACCGCCGATTAACCAACCCCCACGCCGCATTACCAACAAAGGGCCCAATAAGCCATCCCACAGCACCACAAGCCGCGGTAGCCATTCCCAGAACAACGAAGGGGTCCAGACCCATCACCTGCGCACCCAAGGATTCAAGGTCCTGGCTGGAAAGAACCTGCACACCGATGAAGGTACTAGCCATCGAGGACACAACCGAAGAAGCGAGCGAATAGCGACGACGAGAGGCGcggagctggaagaatgagTTCCAGGTCAGCTTGGCGGCTTCCTTGCGAGTTGCCTCGGAGACTGTGGAGTTCGCCCGCATTGATGCAACACGGTAAGTTGGCATTTGGACCTGGGGACGAGCGCATGGTGCCTTGAAGCTGGTCTTGATTTGTGCGGAGGTACTGGCTGGTCGTGCCTGGCAGAGGGTCTGGTAGAATGCCGTTGAATTGGCTGGGAATGCAACCGAGGGGAGGGCTTTTGAGGGAATGCGTCCGAACATCATTGCGGTGCGCACTGGGGCACTGATCGAGGTCGCGTGCATTTTGGAGGGTGTTGTGGGCAAAATGCAGAGGTGATTGTCGTCGATGTTGATGCGGAGTTGAGTTCGGGTTTGGCTAATGGACCGATGAAGCTTTGATTGGATTATGTAAGCGGTATGGGTTCCTCATGGGGTATGAGGTCATTTTTTTTACGTTATATGTGAAGGTGGTGTAGAGTCTAGCTTTGGTAAACAATGCatattagaatattagaattatacTTATCTAGGTAGGGGAAGCCCTGGTGGAACTGGCAGTCggtcttttctctcttttgaATGGTCTGCTTCCAGGACCTATGGGTAGTCTACATGCCTGGGCCTCAGCCGAACTGGTATGTATTTAGCTCGCTACCTTTAAATCGTATGACTGATCCCAAATATTGATCTAGTTTGAGTGTCCGCATACCATAGAGTGTAACTGAAATTAGGGAATAGGACTACCATCGCCGTATGCATACTTATATGTACGCAAGTCGTACTAACTACAGGGATTCGTTGTTGACTATGGTAGTGTTAGAAAGATGCATTCTTATCTATAGACTTGATGGCAACACTAAATCTTCGCTCGTGGCTCCGCCGACTTTCTTGCCTGATCTCTTAGCAGTCGTCGAAGTATCTTTCCGGATGAGCTTTTCGGAATTTCTTTCGTAAACACCACGCCACCCCGAAGTTGCTTATGGTGGGCCATATTTGACTTGACGTGGGtcttcaattcctcctcAGAAATGATTCTATCGTTCTCTAACACGATATATGCTCGGGGGAGTTCATTCCCCGGTGCTGATGGGTCTGGCACTCCAATGACAGCAGCATCTGCTACGCCGTCATGGCTAAGGAGACAGGCCTCTACTTCTACCGGGGAGACCTGAAGTCCTTTGTATTTTATAAGTTCCTGGTAATCTGTTAGCCTGTCGCAACAGCGTACATATGCAGTAATACACGGACTCACCTTCTTTCTATCCACCATGTAAATTTTGCCATCCTTCCAGACGCCAATATCACCTGTTCGGAACCAACCGTTGGGCGCGAAAGCAGCTGCAGTAGCTTCCTGGTTCTCGAAATAACCCTTAGTGACCATGGGCCCTTTAACCAAGATCTCTCCCTCCATGCCTTGTTCAACATCCCTATCCTGTTCATCCACAATGCGGAGTCTCGTATTCGGAAGCAAAGGACTGATACTTCCCGTGCTATCAGCTTCACCCCAAGGCATCGTAGTCACGCTCCCAGTAGACTCAGTCATTCCCCAGCGTTGACTGATTGAACAAcccaacttctcctccgcaCGTCGCTGGACCTCCGTGGGTAACGGCGCGGCCCCCGATTCCGCTCGgattaaactattaaattgATCCGTGACTCGTGAACTCTCCGCAACAGCAAGATAGACCGGCGGCGCAGTAGCCAGAAACGTAACCTGGTACTTCTTACAATAATCCATGAACTGGTCAATGTTGAACTTCGGCATCCAGTACACAGTACCTCCCGCAACGGCAGGAGTAATGAAATATCCCTGACAGCCCGCAATGTGCGCGGTAGGCAGATGACCGATAGTTCGATAAGGGACTTCAAGATGCGGTTTCCCCTTTCTGGACTCGCGAAGGACCAATTGCGGGATAATTGCCTCAGAAACAAGGTTCATGTGAGACAGCATTACGCCTTTTGGGGGCCCGGTAGTACCGCTCGAAAACAAAA
This Aspergillus flavus chromosome 1, complete sequence DNA region includes the following protein-coding sequences:
- a CDS encoding enoyl-CoA hydratase/carnithine racemase (enoyl-coa hydratase/isomerase family protein), coding for MSSNTPSIVIPQSYERLPTTHIKVSHYPAGAETATPVVVVILNRPEKRNAFTGPMAEDLERVFAMFDVDERVKVVVLTGAGNTFCAGADLEIGFPEGRDERPVDHRDSGGRVALAIHRCSKPTIAAMQGSAVGVGMTMTLPAVIRIAHATSKYGFVFARRGITMESCSAYFLPRLIGYSKALYLVSTGAVLPSASPHFGGLFAETLTEQSEVLPRALALATDIAENTSTMANGLNRALIWRGPESAEEAHLLDSPVLYHMFGSRDNKEGVMSFFEKRKPNFKDTLVDNGPAIYPWWTEADISRKPKVVKGDSKL
- a CDS encoding putative presequence translocase-associated motor subunit Pam17 (presequence translocated-associated motor subunit pam17) → MHATSISAPVRTAMMFGRIPSKALPSVAFPANSTAFYQTLCQARPASTSAQIKTSFKAPCARPQVQMPTYRVASMRANSTVSEATRKEAAKLTWNSFFQLRASRRRYSLASSVVSSMASTFIGVQVLSSQDLESLGAQVMGLDPFVVLGMATAACGAVGWLIGPFVGNAAWGLVNRRYRQAFMIKEKEFYDRIKRFRVDPSSNSIANPVPDYYGEKIGSVQGYRQWLKDQRVYNRKRRNFIL
- a CDS encoding putative AMP dependent ligase/synthetase, coding for MQYLPTKDYDIPNIDLLSLIFDSPLSLTTEKTVLHAEAANPTNNITKAQARTITKRLAHVFRADFGIGNNGAGKDAVLCISSNQVLLPAVFFAIIAAGGVYTAASTAFTQSELSRQIQQSKSQLIIASPDSKTKALKAALACGIPVERVLILESSNHKHLLRDTVDPERNYLFQNTKELDWERVTDRNELETRLICLLFSSGTTGPPKGVMLSHMNLVSEAIIPQLVLRESRKGKPHLEVPYRTIGHLPTAHIAGCQGYFITPAVAGGTVYWMPKFNIDQFMDYCKKYQVTFLATAPPVYLAVAESSRVTDQFNSLIRAESGAAPLPTEVQRRAEEKLGCSISQRWGMTESTGSVTTMPWGEADSTGSISPLLPNTRLRIVDEQDRDVEQGMEGEILVKGPMVTKGYFENQEATAAAFAPNGWFRTGDIGVWKDGKIYMVDRKKVSPCITAYVRCCDRLTDYQELIKYKGLQVSPVEVEACLLSHDGVADAAVIGVPDPSAPGNELPRAYIVLENDRIISEEELKTHVKSNMAHHKQLRGGVVFTKEIPKSSSGKILRRLLRDQARKSAEPRAKI